The following proteins come from a genomic window of Corallococcus sp. NCRR:
- a CDS encoding bifunctional folylpolyglutamate synthase/dihydrofolate synthase: MDAPRTAPRTPEEALSFFQALNPSGIKLGLERVRDALAALDHPERDYPALHVAGTNGKGSTCAFVARALEAAGHRVGLYTSPHLVRVNERIRVSGADIPDAVFGQRILEVLERYPSALSDPMTYFEFGTVVALWHFSRERVDVAVLETGLGGRLDATTAANPVVTCVTPVSFDHMEYLGHTLREIAWEKAGIFKPGVPVVLSRQEPEALDALLRRAEQLAVPVQVEGRDFGIVPGADGTLSYRGSGWSLDGLTLALRGPYQHQNAAVALACLEALQARGVAVTPEAARQGLATARWPGRLEEVAQAPTVVVDGAHNPAGVAVLLEALRTLYAGRPLHLVFGVVADKDRGPMMQALFPLAASVHLTPLDTPRSLAPERYIAEARVLCSRAVAHASLEWALAGARADAVGRPDGVVLATGSLFLVGAVKRMVDRSLGAMQQQQ; the protein is encoded by the coding sequence ATGGACGCGCCCCGCACCGCCCCCCGGACTCCGGAAGAGGCCCTGAGCTTCTTCCAGGCGCTCAACCCCTCCGGCATCAAGCTGGGGCTGGAGCGGGTGAGGGACGCGCTCGCCGCGCTCGACCATCCCGAGCGCGACTACCCGGCGCTCCACGTCGCCGGGACCAACGGCAAGGGCAGCACCTGCGCCTTCGTGGCGCGGGCGCTGGAGGCCGCCGGGCACCGCGTGGGGCTCTACACGTCCCCGCACCTGGTGCGCGTGAACGAGCGGATCCGCGTCTCTGGCGCGGACATCCCGGACGCGGTCTTCGGGCAGCGCATCCTGGAGGTCCTGGAGCGCTACCCCTCCGCGCTGTCGGACCCGATGACGTACTTCGAGTTCGGCACCGTGGTCGCGCTCTGGCACTTCTCCCGCGAGCGCGTGGACGTGGCCGTGCTGGAGACGGGCCTGGGCGGCCGGCTGGACGCCACCACCGCCGCGAACCCCGTCGTCACCTGCGTCACCCCCGTCTCCTTCGACCACATGGAGTACCTGGGGCACACGCTCCGGGAGATCGCCTGGGAGAAGGCCGGCATCTTCAAGCCGGGCGTTCCGGTGGTGCTTTCCCGGCAGGAGCCGGAGGCCCTGGACGCGCTCCTGCGCCGCGCGGAGCAGCTCGCCGTGCCCGTCCAGGTGGAGGGCCGCGACTTCGGCATCGTCCCCGGGGCCGATGGGACGCTCTCGTATCGCGGATCCGGTTGGTCGCTCGACGGACTCACGCTCGCGCTGCGCGGTCCGTATCAGCACCAGAACGCGGCGGTCGCCCTGGCCTGCCTGGAGGCCCTCCAGGCCCGGGGCGTGGCCGTGACGCCGGAGGCCGCGCGGCAGGGCCTGGCCACCGCGCGCTGGCCGGGGCGGCTGGAGGAGGTGGCCCAGGCGCCGACGGTGGTGGTGGACGGGGCCCACAACCCGGCGGGCGTGGCGGTGCTGCTGGAGGCCCTGCGCACCCTCTATGCCGGGCGGCCGCTGCACCTCGTCTTCGGGGTGGTGGCGGACAAGGACCGGGGGCCGATGATGCAAGCCCTGTTTCCGCTGGCGGCCTCCGTGCATCTCACGCCGCTGGACACGCCGCGCTCGCTTGCCCCGGAGCGATACATCGCTGAAGCACGGGTCTTGTGTTCACGGGCAGTCGCGCACGCCTCCCTGGAGTGGGCACTTGCCGGAGCGAGGGCCGATGCAGTGGGTCGTCCGGACGGCGTGGTCCTGGCTACAGGCTCACTGTTCCTGGTAGGCGCCGTGAAGCGAATGGTCGACCGAAGCCTTGGCGCAATGCAGCAGCAGCAGTAA
- the accD gene encoding acetyl-CoA carboxylase, carboxyltransferase subunit beta, with translation MAWFSKKPRIAVDAEKAAEPQPSRMQGLWAKCEQCDEIIYRQELEKNWMVCMHCEHHHAWTARARLAATLDPDSFEEFDKELEPQDPLSFTDSKKYKDRLKSTRKNLEENDAFISGVGRIEGHPVSIGSFVFEFMGGSMGSVVGEKVTRVFERAFELKCPAVVFSASGGARMQEGIFSLMQMAKTSAAIARFRTSGKPYVSVMLNPTTGGVAASFSWLGDIILAEPKALIGFAGPRVIEQTIRQKLPEGFQRSEFLLDHGMIDAIVHRKDLRAKLGQILGMLG, from the coding sequence ATGGCCTGGTTCTCCAAGAAGCCCCGCATCGCCGTCGACGCAGAGAAAGCCGCCGAGCCCCAGCCCTCCCGCATGCAGGGCCTCTGGGCCAAGTGCGAGCAGTGCGACGAGATCATCTACCGCCAGGAGCTCGAGAAGAACTGGATGGTGTGCATGCACTGTGAGCACCACCACGCCTGGACGGCCCGGGCGCGGCTGGCGGCCACGCTGGATCCGGACTCCTTCGAGGAGTTCGACAAGGAGCTGGAGCCCCAGGACCCGCTCAGCTTCACCGACTCCAAGAAGTACAAGGACCGGCTCAAGTCCACGCGCAAGAACCTGGAGGAGAACGACGCGTTCATCTCCGGCGTGGGCCGCATCGAGGGCCACCCCGTCTCCATCGGCTCGTTCGTCTTCGAGTTCATGGGCGGCTCCATGGGCTCCGTCGTGGGTGAGAAGGTCACGCGCGTGTTCGAGCGCGCCTTCGAGCTCAAGTGCCCCGCGGTGGTGTTCTCCGCCTCCGGCGGCGCGCGCATGCAGGAGGGCATCTTCTCCCTGATGCAGATGGCGAAGACGTCCGCGGCCATTGCCCGCTTCCGCACCAGCGGCAAGCCGTACGTCTCCGTGATGCTCAACCCCACCACGGGCGGCGTGGCCGCGTCCTTCTCCTGGCTGGGCGACATCATCCTCGCGGAGCCCAAGGCCCTCATCGGCTTCGCCGGCCCGCGCGTGATTGAGCAGACCATCCGCCAGAAGCTGCCGGAGGGCTTCCAGCGCTCGGAGTTCCTGTTGGATCACGGCATGATCGACGCCATCGTCCACCGCAAGGACCTGCGCGCGAAGCTGGGGCAGATCCTCGGCATGCTGGGGTAG
- a CDS encoding MBL fold metallo-hydrolase codes for MKLQVLGCHGGELPTCRSTCFLVDDVLALDAGALTGTLSLEQLCKVDDILVGHSHFDHVKDLPLLADLVIGRRDKPVTIHASRECAKALRENMFNNALWPDFTRIPTRHKPVLAIKTFRAGSTFQVGPYTVKSVPVSHPVESCAFIISDGKSALAMSGDTGPTDKLWKALNATKNLKALLLETSFPNSLQALADISGHLTPATVGSELRKFERNGAQVMLYHLKPAFVTQLKKELAPLPVNVLELGETFQF; via the coding sequence GTGAAGCTGCAAGTCCTCGGGTGCCACGGCGGCGAGCTTCCCACGTGCAGGAGCACCTGCTTCCTCGTGGACGACGTGCTCGCGCTCGACGCGGGCGCACTCACCGGCACGCTCTCGCTGGAGCAGCTCTGCAAGGTGGACGACATCCTCGTCGGCCACAGCCACTTCGACCACGTGAAGGACCTGCCGCTGCTGGCCGACCTGGTCATCGGACGCAGGGACAAGCCCGTCACCATCCATGCCTCCCGCGAGTGCGCCAAGGCGCTGCGCGAGAACATGTTCAACAACGCGCTGTGGCCGGACTTCACGCGCATCCCCACGCGCCACAAGCCCGTGCTGGCCATCAAGACCTTCCGCGCCGGCAGCACCTTCCAGGTGGGCCCCTACACCGTGAAGAGCGTGCCGGTGAGCCACCCCGTGGAGTCGTGCGCCTTCATCATCAGCGACGGGAAGTCCGCGCTGGCCATGAGCGGCGACACCGGCCCCACGGACAAGCTGTGGAAGGCGCTCAACGCCACGAAGAACCTCAAGGCGCTGCTGTTGGAGACCAGCTTCCCCAACAGCCTCCAGGCCCTGGCGGACATCTCCGGCCACCTGACGCCCGCCACCGTGGGCTCGGAGCTGCGCAAGTTCGAGCGCAACGGCGCCCAGGTGATGCTCTACCACCTGAAGCCCGCCTTCGTGACCCAGCTCAAGAAGGAACTGGCCCCCCTGCCCGTGAACGTCCTGGAGCTGGGGGAGACCTTCCAGTTCTAG
- a CDS encoding Crp/Fnr family transcriptional regulator: MGAEETLFQRFGKEFPKGTELFREGEIGKEMFVIQSGKIAISKRVRDVEKVLAVLGPGEFFGEMAIISNKPRNASAVVHDDAKLLVIDPKTFEAMIRGNAEIAVRMIKKLAERLSEADAQIENLLHGDPASRVVHQILQACQTRGRPLEEGVEVDFAIREMPRQIGVGEPAVRSMLERLERAGLIERSGDRVTVYDTARLHDFLNYLEMKWKFGDL, encoded by the coding sequence ATGGGCGCCGAGGAAACCCTCTTTCAACGTTTTGGCAAGGAGTTCCCCAAGGGCACCGAGCTCTTCCGCGAGGGAGAGATCGGCAAGGAGATGTTCGTCATCCAGTCCGGGAAGATCGCCATCTCCAAGCGCGTGCGCGACGTGGAGAAGGTGCTCGCGGTCCTGGGCCCGGGCGAATTCTTCGGCGAGATGGCCATCATCTCCAACAAGCCCCGGAACGCCTCCGCCGTGGTGCATGACGACGCGAAGCTGCTCGTCATCGACCCCAAGACCTTCGAGGCGATGATCCGCGGCAACGCGGAGATCGCCGTGCGGATGATCAAGAAGCTGGCCGAGCGCCTCTCCGAGGCGGACGCCCAGATCGAGAACCTGCTCCACGGCGACCCCGCCAGCCGCGTCGTCCATCAGATCCTCCAGGCCTGCCAGACGCGCGGCCGTCCGTTGGAGGAGGGCGTGGAGGTGGACTTCGCCATCCGGGAGATGCCCCGGCAGATCGGCGTGGGCGAGCCCGCCGTGCGCAGCATGCTGGAGCGCCTGGAGCGCGCGGGCCTCATCGAGCGGAGCGGTGACCGGGTGACCGTGTACGACACGGCCCGGCTGCATGACTTCCTCAACTACCTCGAGATGAAGTGGAAGTTCGGAGACCTCTAG
- the purM gene encoding phosphoribosylformylglycinamidine cyclo-ligase, with amino-acid sequence MGTTYKQSGVDIEAGDAFVEKIKPHAARTTRPEVLGGVGGFGGLFALPPGKYQAPVLVAGTDGVGTKLKVAFLAGRHDTVGIDLVAMSVNDILTCGAEPLFFLDYFATGKLEVDAAAEVVKGIALGCEQAGCALLGGETAEMPGFYARGEYDVAGFCVGVVERSAIIDGKTVKPGDALIGLTSSGLHSNGYSLARKVLLDDAKLPLDMTPPGLDRPLGDALLEPTRIYVKDALALCQAVKVKGMAHITGSGIPGNLPRCLPDGTRAVLSESTWKKPAIFDLIAKTGGVARDEMFSTFNMGLGLIVVVAKEDVAKALEVLRARGVEASEVGRVEAGQGEATAVIDP; translated from the coding sequence GTGGGAACGACCTACAAGCAGTCCGGAGTAGACATCGAGGCCGGCGACGCGTTCGTCGAGAAGATCAAGCCCCATGCCGCGCGCACCACGCGCCCAGAGGTCCTGGGCGGAGTGGGCGGGTTCGGCGGCCTGTTCGCACTGCCGCCCGGCAAGTACCAGGCGCCGGTGCTGGTGGCGGGCACGGACGGGGTGGGCACCAAGCTGAAGGTGGCCTTCCTGGCCGGGCGCCACGACACGGTGGGCATCGACCTGGTCGCCATGTCGGTGAACGACATCCTCACCTGTGGCGCGGAGCCGCTCTTCTTCCTGGACTACTTCGCCACGGGGAAGCTGGAGGTGGACGCCGCGGCGGAGGTGGTCAAGGGCATCGCCCTGGGCTGCGAGCAGGCGGGGTGCGCGCTCCTGGGCGGGGAGACGGCGGAGATGCCGGGCTTCTACGCGCGGGGCGAGTACGACGTCGCGGGCTTCTGCGTGGGCGTGGTGGAGCGGTCCGCCATCATCGACGGCAAGACGGTGAAGCCGGGGGACGCGCTCATCGGCCTGACGTCGTCGGGGCTGCACAGCAACGGCTACTCGCTGGCGCGCAAGGTGCTGCTGGACGACGCGAAGCTGCCCCTGGACATGACGCCGCCGGGGCTGGACCGGCCGCTGGGTGACGCGCTCTTGGAGCCCACGCGCATCTACGTGAAGGACGCGCTCGCGCTGTGCCAGGCCGTGAAGGTGAAGGGCATGGCGCACATCACCGGCAGCGGCATCCCGGGCAACCTGCCCCGCTGCCTGCCGGACGGGACGCGCGCGGTGCTGAGCGAGTCCACGTGGAAGAAGCCGGCCATCTTCGACCTCATCGCGAAGACGGGCGGCGTGGCGCGCGACGAGATGTTCAGCACGTTCAATATGGGCCTGGGCCTCATCGTCGTGGTGGCGAAGGAGGACGTGGCCAAGGCGCTGGAGGTGCTGCGCGCCCGGGGCGTGGAGGCCTCTGAGGTGGGCCGGGTGGAAGCGGGCCAGGGCGAGGCCACGGCGGTCATCGACCCATGA
- the purN gene encoding phosphoribosylglycinamide formyltransferase, whose product MSARRARLGVLVSGGGSNLQALLDAAGQADFPAEVACVLSNVPTAFALERARKAGVRAEVVDHKGFGSKVDFEAAVLGVLADAGVEWVCLAGFMRLVSADFLKRFPGRVLNIHPSLLPAFPGLHAQRQALERGVKVAGCTVHYVDAGTDTGPIIAQAAVPVLPEDDEASLSARILAEEHRLYPLAVRLAVTGAVTLDGTRTKVDARVTGDGTALRSPGAPK is encoded by the coding sequence ATGAGCGCGCGGCGGGCGCGGCTGGGGGTGCTCGTCAGCGGCGGCGGGAGCAACCTGCAGGCGCTGCTCGACGCGGCCGGGCAGGCGGACTTCCCGGCCGAGGTGGCGTGCGTGCTGTCCAACGTGCCCACGGCGTTCGCGCTGGAGCGCGCCCGGAAGGCGGGCGTGCGCGCGGAGGTGGTGGACCACAAGGGCTTCGGGTCGAAGGTGGACTTCGAGGCGGCGGTGCTCGGCGTGCTGGCGGACGCGGGCGTCGAGTGGGTGTGCCTGGCGGGCTTCATGCGGCTGGTGAGCGCGGACTTCCTGAAGCGCTTCCCGGGGCGCGTGCTGAACATCCACCCTTCCCTGCTGCCGGCGTTCCCGGGCCTGCATGCGCAGAGGCAGGCGCTGGAGCGCGGCGTGAAGGTGGCCGGGTGCACGGTGCACTACGTGGACGCGGGCACGGACACGGGCCCCATCATCGCGCAGGCGGCGGTGCCCGTGCTCCCGGAGGATGACGAAGCGAGCCTGAGCGCGCGCATCCTCGCGGAGGAGCACCGGCTGTATCCGCTGGCCGTGAGGCTGGCGGTGACGGGCGCGGTGACGCTGGACGGGACGCGCACGAAGGTGGACGCGAGGGTGACGGGAGACGGCACGGCGCTGCGCAGCCCGGGTGCGCCGAAGTGA
- a CDS encoding DUF523 domain-containing protein has protein sequence MTKAVEPSSDEGEASARDARREALRAAPTVMVSACLLGEACRYDGRSQRSERVLAALEGKAVIPICPEAAAGMGIPRPPVDLAGGTGVDVWAGRARALTRESREDRTAAFQDGARQALDAARRFDVTVALLKEKSPSCGSQRVYETGVLRPGEGITTALLRAEGRTVVSDEDL, from the coding sequence GTGACGAAGGCCGTGGAGCCGTCCTCGGACGAAGGCGAAGCGTCTGCCCGTGATGCGCGACGCGAAGCCCTGCGCGCCGCCCCCACGGTGATGGTCAGCGCGTGCCTGCTGGGCGAGGCGTGCCGCTACGACGGACGCTCGCAGCGTTCGGAGCGCGTGCTCGCGGCGCTGGAGGGCAAGGCCGTCATCCCCATCTGTCCGGAGGCCGCCGCGGGCATGGGCATTCCACGGCCTCCCGTGGACCTCGCGGGCGGCACGGGCGTGGACGTCTGGGCCGGCCGCGCGCGGGCCCTCACGCGGGAAAGCCGCGAGGACCGCACCGCCGCGTTCCAGGATGGCGCCAGGCAGGCCCTGGACGCCGCCCGGCGCTTCGACGTCACGGTGGCGCTCTTGAAGGAAAAGAGCCCCTCATGCGGCAGCCAGCGCGTCTACGAGACGGGCGTGCTGCGCCCGGGTGAAGGCATCACCACCGCGCTGCTCCGCGCGGAGGGACGCACCGTCGTGAGCGACGAGGACCTGTAG
- a CDS encoding enoyl-CoA hydratase/isomerase family protein, with the protein MSEDVLLETRGAVGLVTLNRPKALNALSLEMCRALHPRLDAWAADPSVKAVVIRGAGGRAFCAGGDVRAVAGSVARSDASLSREFFRAEYALNHRIHHFPKPFIALVDGICMGGGLGLSVHGAFRAVTEKLVLAMPETAIGIFPDVGGGWFLPRFPGEAGTYLGLTGARCDAADAMWLGYATHRVESSRLEDVVGALEAADWSGPGREVAARVLQGFHQDPGTSGLAARADVIDRCFQGDRVEDVLAALEREGTPWAEETRATLLRMSPTSLRVTLRQLRVGRGQDYDATARMEYRLSQALTQRPDFQEGIRAVLVDKDQKPRWSPATLAEVSDAEVEACFAPRQGDELELPVLS; encoded by the coding sequence ATGAGCGAGGACGTGCTGCTGGAGACTCGGGGGGCCGTGGGCCTGGTCACCCTCAACCGACCGAAGGCGCTCAACGCGCTCTCCCTGGAGATGTGCCGGGCACTGCATCCGCGGCTGGACGCCTGGGCGGCGGATCCCTCCGTGAAGGCGGTGGTGATCCGCGGTGCTGGCGGCCGGGCCTTCTGCGCGGGAGGGGACGTGCGCGCGGTGGCTGGTTCGGTCGCACGGTCGGACGCGTCGCTGTCTCGCGAGTTCTTCCGCGCGGAGTACGCGCTCAACCACCGGATCCACCACTTCCCGAAGCCGTTCATCGCGCTGGTGGACGGCATCTGCATGGGCGGTGGGTTGGGGCTGTCCGTGCACGGGGCCTTCCGCGCCGTGACGGAGAAGCTGGTGCTCGCGATGCCGGAGACGGCCATCGGCATCTTCCCGGACGTGGGCGGTGGTTGGTTCCTCCCGCGCTTCCCGGGCGAGGCGGGGACGTACCTGGGGCTCACCGGTGCGCGGTGTGACGCAGCGGATGCGATGTGGTTGGGCTACGCGACGCATCGGGTGGAGTCCTCGCGGCTGGAGGACGTGGTGGGCGCGCTGGAGGCCGCGGACTGGAGCGGACCGGGGCGGGAGGTGGCGGCGCGCGTGCTGCAAGGCTTCCATCAGGACCCTGGTACATCGGGGCTCGCGGCGCGCGCGGACGTCATCGACCGGTGCTTCCAGGGGGACCGCGTGGAGGACGTCCTCGCGGCGCTGGAGCGCGAGGGAACACCATGGGCGGAGGAGACTCGCGCGACGCTGCTGCGCATGTCGCCGACGAGCCTGCGGGTGACGCTGCGGCAGCTGCGCGTTGGTCGCGGCCAGGACTACGACGCGACGGCGCGCATGGAGTACCGCTTGAGCCAGGCGTTGACGCAGCGGCCGGACTTCCAGGAGGGGATCCGCGCGGTGCTGGTGGACAAGGATCAGAAGCCGCGCTGGAGCCCGGCCACGCTCGCGGAGGTGAGCGACGCGGAGGTGGAGGCGTGCTTCGCGCCCAGGCAGGGTGACGAACTGGAGCTGCCTGTACTGAGCTGA
- a CDS encoding HAD family hydrolase gives MTPAAAPLLAAVFDMDGTLVDNMDFHNRAWVSLARKLGLDGLTAERFQNEFAGKKNEEILPQLLGRTLSVAELNALAEEKESHYRAIYRPYLALHRGAEGFLHRLREANLPLAVATAAPHGNRELVLDGLSVRPLFACVVGAEQVTRGKPAPDIFLAAAKALRVPPESCLAFEDAINGVLSARAAGMVTVGITTTTTAEALKNAGAHYTAPDFDTLPPELLARLFASRA, from the coding sequence ATGACTCCCGCAGCCGCCCCCCTGCTCGCCGCCGTCTTCGACATGGATGGCACGCTCGTCGACAACATGGACTTCCACAACCGCGCCTGGGTGTCGCTCGCCCGGAAACTCGGTCTGGATGGCCTGACCGCGGAACGCTTCCAGAACGAGTTCGCGGGAAAGAAGAACGAGGAGATCCTCCCGCAGCTGCTGGGCCGCACCCTCTCCGTCGCGGAGCTGAACGCGCTCGCCGAGGAGAAGGAGTCCCACTACCGCGCCATCTACCGGCCCTACCTGGCGCTGCACCGGGGCGCGGAGGGCTTCCTGCACCGCCTGCGCGAAGCGAACCTGCCCCTGGCCGTGGCCACCGCCGCGCCGCACGGCAACCGCGAGCTGGTGCTGGACGGGCTCTCCGTGCGTCCGCTCTTCGCCTGTGTCGTCGGCGCCGAACAGGTGACGCGCGGCAAGCCCGCGCCGGACATCTTCCTCGCGGCGGCGAAGGCCCTGCGGGTGCCCCCCGAGTCGTGCCTCGCCTTCGAGGACGCCATCAACGGCGTGCTGTCCGCGCGCGCCGCCGGCATGGTCACCGTGGGCATCACCACCACCACGACCGCGGAAGCGCTGAAGAACGCGGGGGCCCACTACACCGCCCCGGACTTCGACACGCTGCCCCCGGAGCTGCTCGCGCGCCTCTTCGCGTCCAGGGCCTGA
- a CDS encoding NAD(P)-binding protein — MSTSAAKLKLPSGPSRHVYDVIVLGSQVGGALAAALLAKRNHRVLLVEHDGMGPGYEHDGFVLPYAPFVAPPLKAMPAVDEALNELGLSTAIGRALRPHAPELQLVLPRNRVDLTADAARRRAELTREFGEAGEGIQGALAGSAAQHEATDAFFKAGPQLPPDGFFEGWKLKGQIKDHPALEATPRIAGEDPALSLVRGLLPFLVHMEKPGAPLAQTRALSQVLTAPSTYPGGMDALRDVLTRRLTELGGDVLGRDNPAGFIVEELAFDGSKFSGVKLVRSDTLYRAACLVTATDSGALRRLVTDKKHHRGLLEHLDQSNIKSLLFSVNWVVPEAALPRGMGELVLVDTQDPELGPLLVQQHPARTAAASGHKDVEGVRVVCAGAFVPASAREEGEEHLQALAKRIDEHLDRLMPFTKQHRALRSAPYLDAGGVRGSRLMPHPLYSFETEAFLGVTGLKQRTPAKNVILAGREVLPGLGLEGELLAGMRAAKLVQEMLKKKDPLKG, encoded by the coding sequence ATGTCGACGTCCGCCGCCAAACTCAAGCTCCCCTCGGGCCCGTCCCGGCACGTGTACGACGTCATCGTGCTGGGCAGCCAGGTCGGAGGCGCGCTCGCCGCCGCGCTCCTGGCGAAGCGCAACCACCGCGTGTTGCTGGTGGAGCATGACGGCATGGGGCCCGGCTACGAGCACGACGGCTTCGTGCTGCCCTACGCCCCGTTCGTCGCGCCGCCCCTCAAGGCGATGCCCGCCGTGGACGAGGCCCTCAACGAGCTGGGCCTGTCCACCGCCATCGGCCGCGCGCTGAGGCCCCACGCGCCGGAGCTCCAGCTCGTGCTGCCGCGCAACCGGGTGGACCTGACCGCGGACGCCGCCCGCCGCCGCGCGGAATTGACGCGCGAGTTCGGCGAGGCCGGCGAGGGCATCCAGGGCGCGCTCGCGGGCAGCGCCGCGCAGCACGAGGCCACCGACGCCTTCTTCAAGGCCGGTCCCCAGCTGCCGCCCGACGGCTTCTTCGAGGGCTGGAAGCTCAAGGGGCAGATCAAGGATCACCCGGCCCTGGAGGCCACGCCCCGGATCGCGGGCGAGGATCCGGCGCTGTCGCTGGTGCGCGGCCTCCTGCCCTTCCTCGTGCACATGGAGAAGCCTGGCGCGCCCCTGGCGCAGACGCGGGCCCTGTCCCAGGTGCTCACCGCGCCGTCCACGTACCCCGGCGGCATGGACGCCCTGCGCGACGTGCTCACCCGGCGGCTGACGGAGCTGGGCGGCGACGTGCTGGGCCGCGACAACCCGGCGGGCTTCATCGTCGAGGAGCTCGCGTTCGACGGCAGCAAGTTCTCCGGCGTGAAGCTGGTGCGCTCGGACACGCTCTACCGCGCGGCCTGCCTGGTGACGGCCACGGACTCCGGGGCGCTGCGCCGGCTGGTGACGGACAAGAAGCACCACCGGGGCCTGCTGGAGCACCTGGATCAGTCCAACATCAAGTCGCTGCTCTTCAGCGTGAACTGGGTGGTGCCGGAGGCGGCGCTCCCGCGCGGCATGGGCGAGCTGGTGCTGGTGGACACGCAGGACCCGGAGCTGGGCCCGCTGCTCGTGCAGCAGCACCCGGCGCGCACCGCCGCGGCCTCCGGCCACAAGGACGTGGAGGGCGTGCGCGTGGTGTGCGCGGGCGCCTTCGTCCCGGCCTCCGCGCGCGAAGAGGGCGAGGAGCACCTCCAGGCGCTGGCGAAGCGCATCGACGAGCACCTGGACCGGCTGATGCCCTTCACGAAGCAGCACCGCGCGCTGCGCTCGGCCCCCTACCTGGACGCCGGGGGGGTGCGTGGCAGCCGGCTCATGCCCCACCCGCTCTACAGCTTCGAAACGGAAGCCTTCCTGGGCGTCACGGGGTTGAAGCAGCGCACGCCCGCGAAGAACGTGATCCTGGCCGGCCGCGAGGTGCTGCCCGGGCTGGGCCTGGAGGGCGAGCTGCTCGCGGGCATGCGGGCCGCGAAGCTGGTGCAGGAGATGTTGAAGAAGAAGGATCCGCTCAAGGGATAG
- the rpmB gene encoding 50S ribosomal protein L28 produces the protein MAWKCDLCGKRPLVGNNVSHANNKTKKRTLPNLQKVRANVSGSIERVLACTRCIKAGKVTKAA, from the coding sequence ATGGCGTGGAAGTGCGACCTCTGTGGGAAGCGTCCGCTGGTGGGTAACAACGTCAGCCACGCGAACAACAAGACCAAGAAGCGGACCCTGCCGAACCTGCAGAAGGTGCGCGCGAACGTGAGCGGCAGCATCGAGCGCGTCCTGGCCTGCACCCGCTGCATCAAGGCGGGCAAGGTGACCAAGGCCGCCTGA
- the murQ gene encoding N-acetylmuramic acid 6-phosphate etherase, with amino-acid sequence MTRARKSALPPTERLHPRADDLDLLPVEAVVRRLHQEDLIALRAVREALPSIAAAARAVAEAFRAGGRLLYVGAGTSGRLGVLDASECPPTFGVPATRVQAAMAGGRRALTRAVEGAEDDVAAGARAVRAFRATARDVVCGITASASTPYVRGALDEARERGARTVLVCCNPPGPAVRADTVVLARTGPEVVAGSTRLKAGTATKLVLNAITTAAFVSLGHVYRGRMVDVRPTNTKLRARAARMVAELTDLPPARAEALLRASGDHVKLALAMHFTGLPAAQARRRMKDAGLRGLERPAEARAAVVQRPRQRARP; translated from the coding sequence ATGACGCGCGCTCGAAAGTCCGCGCTTCCGCCCACCGAACGGCTCCACCCCCGTGCGGATGACCTGGACCTCCTCCCTGTCGAGGCGGTCGTCCGACGGTTGCATCAAGAAGACCTGATCGCGCTCCGCGCGGTCCGTGAGGCGTTGCCGTCCATCGCGGCGGCTGCCCGGGCCGTGGCGGAAGCCTTTCGCGCTGGCGGCCGGCTGCTCTACGTGGGCGCGGGAACCAGCGGCCGGCTCGGCGTGCTCGACGCGAGCGAGTGTCCCCCCACCTTCGGTGTCCCGGCGACGCGGGTCCAGGCGGCCATGGCTGGCGGCCGGCGGGCCCTGACGCGCGCCGTGGAGGGCGCCGAGGACGACGTCGCCGCGGGGGCCCGAGCGGTGCGGGCGTTCCGGGCCACGGCGCGGGACGTGGTGTGCGGCATCACCGCGTCGGCCTCCACGCCCTACGTCCGGGGCGCGCTCGACGAGGCCCGCGAGCGTGGGGCGCGCACGGTGCTGGTGTGCTGCAACCCGCCGGGGCCGGCCGTGCGCGCGGACACGGTGGTGCTGGCGCGCACGGGGCCAGAGGTGGTGGCGGGCTCCACGCGGCTGAAGGCGGGCACGGCGACGAAGCTCGTGCTCAACGCCATCACCACCGCGGCCTTCGTGTCGCTGGGCCATGTGTACCGGGGGCGGATGGTGGACGTGCGCCCCACGAACACGAAGCTGCGGGCCCGGGCGGCGCGGATGGTCGCGGAGCTGACGGACCTGCCCCCGGCGCGGGCAGAGGCGCTGCTCCGGGCCTCGGGGGACCACGTGAAGCTGGCGCTGGCCATGCACTTCACGGGGCTGCCGGCGGCCCAGGCCCGGCGGCGGATGAAGGACGCGGGCCTGCGAGGGCTCGAACGCCCGGCCGAGGCACGCGCGGCTGTGGTCCAAAGGCCACGTCAGCGCGCCCGCCCCTGA